From Thermodesulfobacteriota bacterium, the proteins below share one genomic window:
- a CDS encoding PhoH family protein yields MKESQGIEPRLRGGEVERLIFDDLQLANTLFGVQGENLRHVGRAIGVKISAKGNEVSIQGDPIEVELARRLLHDLYGLLKKGYPLYPNDIDYAIRILSDDQTVSLEEIFLDTVYISSKKRVITPKSLAQKRYIDAIRKYDLVIGIGPAGTGKTYLAMAMAVASLMRQEVERIVLTRPAVEAGEKLGFLPGNMVEKVNPYLRPLYDALHDMMDYERAARLIEKGVIEVAPLAFMRGRTLNDSFIILDEAQNTGPEQMKMFLTRMGFSSKTVITGDITQVDLPENKASGLIEIQGILKGIEGIEFVYFSDRDVVRHPLVQEIIKAYERVEERRRRSQAPSSSETRW; encoded by the coding sequence TTGAAAGAATCGCAGGGTATCGAGCCGAGACTTCGAGGCGGTGAGGTCGAAAGGCTCATCTTTGATGACCTCCAGCTGGCCAACACCCTCTTCGGGGTCCAGGGCGAAAATCTCAGACACGTCGGTCGAGCCATCGGCGTAAAGATCAGCGCCAAAGGAAACGAGGTCTCCATCCAGGGCGATCCGATCGAGGTCGAACTTGCCAGACGCCTCCTCCATGACCTCTACGGCCTGTTAAAAAAAGGCTATCCCCTCTACCCGAACGATATCGACTACGCGATCCGGATCCTTTCGGATGACCAGACGGTCAGCCTCGAGGAGATCTTCCTCGATACCGTCTATATCTCCTCGAAAAAGAGGGTCATCACACCCAAGAGCCTCGCCCAGAAACGCTATATCGATGCCATCCGGAAATACGATCTCGTCATCGGCATCGGCCCCGCCGGCACGGGAAAGACCTATCTGGCCATGGCCATGGCCGTGGCCTCCCTCATGAGGCAGGAGGTCGAGAGGATCGTCCTCACCCGACCGGCGGTGGAGGCGGGCGAGAAGTTGGGCTTCCTGCCAGGGAACATGGTCGAAAAGGTGAACCCCTATCTGCGTCCCCTCTACGATGCCCTCCATGACATGATGGACTACGAGCGGGCCGCAAGGCTGATCGAGAAGGGCGTCATCGAGGTCGCCCCTCTGGCCTTCATGAGGGGCCGGACGCTCAACGACTCGTTCATCATCCTCGACGAGGCCCAGAACACAGGACCGGAGCAGATGAAGATGTTCCTGACCCGGATGGGATTCAGTTCCAAAACGGTCATCACGGGAGACATCACCCAGGTCGACCTTCCCGAGAACAAGGCTTCAGGCCTGATCGAAATCCAAGGGATCCTCAAGGGGATCGAGGGGATCGAATTCGTGTATTTCTCCGACCGGGATGTGGTCCGGCACCCCTTGGTCCAAGAGATCATCAAGGCTTATGAAAGGGTGGAAGAGAGACGCCGGCGATCCCAAGCGCCCTCCTCTTCCGAAACACGATGGTGA
- a CDS encoding NAD-dependent deacylase — protein MNEPLIQRAARDLLKSRKTIAFTGAGISVESGIPDFRSAGGLWERFDPEEYAHIEAFYAHPEKVWQMLKEMFALVMQAKPNPAHLGLAELERMGLLSTVITQNIDGLHQAAGNTQVIEFHGSHRTLTCLKCATTTDGTLLRVEDLPARCPRCASLLKPDVVFFGEPIPPKAQSASFRESRSCQLLLVIGTSAVVYPAASIPMIAKESGATVIEVNMEPTPLTGRISDYLIMGPAGKIIPAIVEEVKRLSQVERASG, from the coding sequence ATGAACGAACCGTTGATCCAGAGGGCCGCCCGGGACCTTCTCAAATCCCGAAAGACGATCGCCTTCACCGGAGCGGGCATCTCCGTCGAGAGCGGCATCCCCGATTTTCGGAGCGCCGGGGGGCTCTGGGAGAGATTCGACCCGGAAGAGTACGCCCACATCGAAGCCTTCTATGCCCATCCGGAAAAGGTCTGGCAGATGCTGAAGGAGATGTTCGCCCTCGTCATGCAGGCCAAACCCAACCCGGCCCATCTCGGATTGGCCGAGCTGGAACGGATGGGCCTTCTCTCCACCGTCATCACCCAGAACATCGACGGGCTCCACCAGGCCGCCGGCAACACCCAGGTGATCGAATTCCATGGAAGCCACCGGACCCTCACCTGCCTCAAGTGCGCCACCACCACGGACGGCACCCTTCTCAGGGTCGAAGACCTTCCCGCCCGATGCCCGCGCTGCGCCTCCCTCCTGAAGCCCGATGTCGTCTTCTTCGGCGAACCGATCCCGCCCAAGGCCCAGTCCGCCTCCTTCAGGGAGTCGAGGTCCTGCCAGCTCCTTCTCGTCATCGGGACTTCGGCCGTCGTCTACCCAGCGGCCTCCATCCCGATGATCGCAAAGGAGTCAGGGGCCACCGTGATCGAGGTCAACATGGAGCCCACGCCCCTGACCGGCCGGATTTCGGATTACCTGATCATGGGGCCGGCGGGAAAGATCATCCCTGCCATCGTCGAAGAGGTGAAACGGCTCTCCCAGGTCGAAAGGGCCTCGGGATGA
- a CDS encoding 4Fe-4S dicluster domain-containing protein, giving the protein MIKKISVYPEKCTACRLCELGCSFKKTGEFNPVASRVRVSIFGEDAFYTPILCTQCDEAWCLKACPSGAISRDLGQRVVKVDPQRCVGCRMCTMACPFGTITYDPQQGKAIKCDECDGQPECVLFCPTGALKYEEESMPTRLKRAMTARKLESSSKEVQP; this is encoded by the coding sequence ATGATCAAGAAGATCTCGGTCTATCCGGAGAAGTGCACGGCCTGTCGTCTGTGCGAGTTGGGGTGTTCGTTCAAGAAGACCGGTGAGTTCAATCCGGTGGCCTCGAGGGTGAGGGTCTCCATCTTTGGGGAGGACGCCTTCTATACGCCGATCCTCTGCACCCAGTGCGATGAGGCCTGGTGCCTCAAGGCCTGTCCGAGCGGGGCCATCTCAAGGGATCTCGGGCAGAGGGTGGTGAAGGTGGATCCCCAGCGGTGTGTGGGATGCCGGATGTGCACGATGGCCTGCCCGTTCGGAACGATCACCTACGACCCGCAACAGGGAAAGGCGATCAAATGTGACGAGTGCGATGGCCAGCCCGAATGTGTCCTGTTCTGCCCGACGGGTGCCTTGAAGTATGAGGAAGAATCCATGCCCACCCGGCTCAAACGGGCGATGACCGCTCGGAAGCTCGAGTCTTCCTCGAAGGAGGTGCAGCCATGA
- a CDS encoding aldehyde ferredoxin oxidoreductase family protein — MKGWVGKMLRVNLTQGDWRVEELDRQLALKFIGGRGLGSKILYDEIDPRIDPLSPQNKLILATGPLTGTSASAAGRYMAITKSPLTGAIACSNSGGHFGAELKFAGFDLIIVEGKAKEPVYLFVEDGKVEIREAKHLWGKTTHETTDQIRAETDMDAKVACIGPAGEKLVRFACIINDKHRAAGRSGVGAVMGSKNLKAIAVKGSGSVCIADKEGFRRATLDGFQKVKANPVTSTGLPAYGTAVLVNVINQHGLFPTRNFQEGVFEGAEKISGETLAEQMLIRNQACFACPIACGRVTRSNHPKFAYSGEGPEYESDWALGACCGVDNLDAIGKANYYCDILGLDPISAGVTIACAMELFERGILTSKEVGRSLYFGDAEAMVEMVRQTGYREGFGDALAEGSYRLAERFGHPEFSMSVKKQEFPAYDGRGAQGMGLQYATSNRGACHVRGYMISPEILGAPQKLDPFETEEKAGWTKAFQDTTAVVDSSGICLFNTFAIGIPEIAAYLKAATGVEMTQEELMKAGERVWNLERLFNLKAGMTGREDRLPERIVKEPLPSGPAKGQVVRLEKMLPEYYEIRGWDKDGVPTPEKLKELGLE, encoded by the coding sequence ATGAAGGGATGGGTTGGAAAGATGTTGAGGGTGAACCTCACCCAAGGAGATTGGAGGGTGGAGGAGCTGGATAGGCAACTCGCCCTGAAGTTCATCGGTGGAAGGGGCCTCGGTTCGAAGATCCTCTATGACGAGATCGATCCGAGGATCGATCCCCTCAGCCCTCAAAACAAGCTGATCCTCGCCACCGGCCCCCTGACCGGGACGAGCGCCTCGGCAGCCGGCCGCTATATGGCCATCACGAAATCGCCTCTGACCGGGGCGATCGCCTGTTCCAATTCCGGGGGGCACTTCGGCGCCGAGCTCAAATTCGCCGGATTCGATCTGATCATCGTCGAAGGAAAGGCGAAAGAACCGGTCTATCTCTTCGTCGAGGACGGAAAGGTGGAGATCCGCGAGGCGAAACACCTCTGGGGGAAGACGACGCATGAGACGACCGACCAGATCCGGGCCGAGACCGATATGGATGCGAAGGTCGCCTGCATCGGCCCTGCCGGAGAGAAACTCGTCCGCTTCGCCTGCATCATCAACGATAAACATCGGGCCGCAGGCCGCTCGGGCGTCGGGGCGGTGATGGGTTCGAAAAACCTGAAGGCGATCGCCGTCAAGGGAAGCGGAAGCGTCTGCATCGCCGACAAGGAGGGTTTCAGGAGGGCAACGCTCGACGGATTCCAGAAGGTGAAGGCCAATCCCGTCACCTCGACGGGTTTGCCCGCCTATGGGACCGCGGTCCTGGTCAACGTGATCAACCAGCACGGCCTCTTTCCCACGAGGAACTTCCAGGAGGGGGTCTTCGAAGGCGCCGAGAAGATCAGCGGAGAGACCCTTGCCGAACAGATGCTTATCCGGAATCAGGCCTGCTTCGCCTGCCCCATCGCCTGCGGCAGGGTGACGAGATCGAACCACCCCAAATTTGCCTATTCCGGCGAGGGCCCGGAGTATGAGTCGGACTGGGCCTTGGGGGCCTGTTGTGGCGTGGATAACCTCGATGCGATCGGAAAGGCCAACTACTATTGCGACATCCTGGGACTCGACCCGATCTCCGCGGGGGTGACGATCGCCTGTGCGATGGAGCTGTTCGAGAGAGGAATTTTGACCTCCAAGGAGGTTGGCCGCTCCCTCTATTTCGGAGACGCGGAGGCCATGGTCGAGATGGTGAGGCAGACCGGTTACCGGGAGGGATTCGGCGATGCCTTGGCCGAGGGCTCCTATCGCCTGGCCGAGAGGTTCGGCCACCCCGAATTTTCGATGAGCGTGAAGAAACAGGAGTTTCCTGCCTATGATGGCCGGGGCGCCCAGGGCATGGGGCTCCAGTACGCCACCTCCAACCGGGGCGCCTGTCACGTGAGAGGCTACATGATCTCTCCTGAGATTTTAGGGGCTCCCCAGAAACTGGATCCCTTCGAGACGGAGGAGAAGGCGGGCTGGACCAAGGCCTTTCAGGATACGACTGCCGTGGTCGACTCCTCCGGGATCTGCCTCTTCAACACCTTTGCGATCGGCATCCCGGAGATCGCCGCCTATCTGAAGGCGGCCACCGGGGTCGAGATGACCCAGGAGGAGCTGATGAAGGCCGGAGAGAGGGTCTGGAATCTGGAGCGGCTCTTCAATCTGAAGGCGGGGATGACGGGGAGAGAGGATCGCCTGCCGGAGAGGATCGTCAAAGAACCCCTGCCCTCGGGCCCTGCCAAGGGTCAGGTGGTCCGGCTCGAAAAGATGTTGCCAGAATATTACGAGATCCGGGGATGGGACAAGGACGGGGTTCCCACTCCGGAGAAGCTGAAGGAACTCGGGCTGGAATGA
- a CDS encoding FAD-dependent oxidoreductase — MARKRRRRIVIIGNSAAGLSGLEALRKRDPDCRVVLIDEEPYPAYSRVITPYFVLGSLKEESGLFLRDRAYYRRLGVKTLFGRRVVGLDVRNRDVLLDNGKKEPFDLLLIATGSSPIRPKIRGAKPDEIHVLRSLEDARRLKALKPTIRQGLFLGGGLVSLQSLQALFRREGRYTVVVKSDHLLSQQLDPEGAEMIEKRLRGMGVQVLKGRDVIQLKRRKGSLRAVLDTGEELETDFLFAGKGVRPNIDFLRGTGIETKGGILVNRQMETNIEGIYAAGDVAVAPDFFSGEEVLYGLWSSAVEQGAVAGTNMAGQGVDYEGNLKMNVTRIFAVPVASIGEVRSTRVAESLVRKDERRGIYRKFCFDGQGRLIGAILIEEVEDLGVIQGLIRKRKDGAILKTRSLWRSPVNYGLVFKGLLQGRP; from the coding sequence ATGGCGAGAAAGCGGAGACGAAGGATCGTCATCATCGGTAACAGCGCGGCGGGCCTTTCGGGCCTCGAGGCCCTGAGGAAGAGGGATCCCGATTGCAGGGTCGTCCTGATCGACGAAGAGCCCTATCCTGCCTATTCCAGGGTGATCACCCCCTACTTCGTCCTCGGCAGTCTGAAGGAGGAAAGTGGTCTCTTTCTGAGAGACAGGGCCTATTACCGGAGGCTCGGGGTGAAGACCCTTTTCGGCAGGAGGGTGGTCGGCCTGGATGTTCGAAACCGGGATGTCCTTCTCGACAACGGGAAGAAGGAGCCTTTCGACCTACTATTGATCGCCACCGGGAGCTCCCCGATCCGACCGAAGATCCGGGGTGCCAAACCCGACGAGATCCACGTCTTGAGGAGCCTGGAGGATGCCAGGCGTTTGAAAGCCCTTAAGCCGACCATCCGACAGGGGCTCTTCTTGGGAGGAGGGCTCGTCTCGCTCCAATCCCTTCAGGCCCTCTTTCGAAGGGAGGGCCGCTACACGGTTGTCGTCAAGTCCGACCATCTCCTCTCCCAACAGCTCGATCCCGAAGGGGCCGAGATGATCGAGAAGCGGCTGAGGGGGATGGGAGTTCAGGTCTTGAAAGGAAGGGATGTGATTCAATTAAAACGGAGGAAAGGGTCTCTTCGTGCCGTCCTCGATACCGGCGAGGAGCTGGAGACCGACTTTCTCTTCGCAGGTAAGGGGGTCCGTCCCAATATCGACTTCCTCAGGGGGACGGGCATCGAGACCAAAGGCGGGATCCTGGTGAACCGGCAGATGGAGACGAACATCGAGGGCATCTATGCCGCGGGGGATGTGGCGGTGGCCCCGGACTTCTTCTCTGGCGAAGAGGTCCTTTATGGGTTATGGTCTTCTGCGGTGGAGCAGGGAGCGGTGGCGGGAACGAATATGGCCGGCCAGGGGGTCGATTACGAAGGCAACCTGAAGATGAACGTGACGCGGATCTTCGCCGTACCCGTGGCTTCGATCGGCGAGGTCCGCTCCACCCGGGTGGCCGAGAGCCTGGTCCGAAAAGACGAGAGGAGGGGGATCTACCGGAAGTTCTGTTTCGATGGGCAAGGGAGGCTTATCGGAGCGATCCTGATCGAGGAGGTGGAAGACTTAGGAGTGATCCAAGGCCTCATCAGGAAGAGAAAGGACGGGGCGATCCTCAAAACCCGCTCCCTCTGGAGATCGCCGGTCAACTACGGATTGGTCTTTAAAGGCCTTTTGCAGGGCAGGCCCTGA
- a CDS encoding CBS and ACT domain-containing protein, translating into MRIREVMTHNPITVHPDTLVLQAQQLMNEKRIRRLPVVDSKGKLVGILTKYDLQEAIPPKGSFTNLYEMNQLLSKIKVKDLMKKHPVTVTPYTPVEDALRLGQEKKIGAFPVVEDGKLVGIATESDIVRFLIKLLGIGEEGTRITITGLGERFGELERIIAVANQHRVTILSMILVPRQSKGDWLVALRLDTKNPRAIIQSLKKEGFHVTWAVASVKEEW; encoded by the coding sequence ATGCGAATCCGAGAGGTGATGACGCACAATCCGATCACAGTCCATCCCGACACATTGGTTCTTCAGGCTCAACAGCTGATGAACGAAAAGAGGATCCGAAGGCTTCCGGTCGTCGATTCGAAGGGAAAACTGGTGGGGATCCTCACCAAATATGACCTTCAGGAGGCCATTCCCCCGAAGGGGAGCTTTACCAATCTCTACGAGATGAATCAACTCCTTTCGAAGATCAAAGTGAAGGACCTGATGAAGAAGCACCCCGTCACCGTGACGCCCTACACCCCGGTCGAGGATGCCCTGAGACTGGGCCAGGAGAAGAAGATCGGGGCATTTCCGGTCGTGGAGGACGGAAAGTTGGTGGGGATCGCCACCGAATCCGATATCGTCAGGTTTCTCATCAAGCTCCTCGGGATCGGAGAGGAGGGGACGAGAATCACCATCACCGGCCTCGGAGAGCGATTCGGCGAGCTGGAGCGGATCATCGCGGTGGCGAACCAGCATCGGGTGACCATCCTGAGCATGATCCTCGTCCCCAGACAGAGCAAGGGAGACTGGCTGGTCGCCCTCCGCTTGGATACGAAGAATCCAAGGGCCATCATCCAGAGCCTCAAAAAAGAGGGCTTTCACGTCACCTGGGCCGTCGCCTCGGTCAAAGAGGAGTGGTGA